In one window of Coleofasciculaceae cyanobacterium DNA:
- a CDS encoding heavy metal-responsive transcriptional regulator, producing the protein MSKVTHLRIGELAKQTGLAVGNIRYYSDLGLLQPVQRGDNGYRYYSFDASQQIEFIKKAQTLGFTLEEIKQILDVRDRGEKPCSLVQSLLDNKIEQLQIKIKQMTLFKAELEEYRTAWTNNPHLESKPLEVCPLISSVSLHSAPSK; encoded by the coding sequence ATGAGTAAAGTAACTCATCTTAGAATTGGAGAACTAGCAAAACAAACGGGTCTGGCTGTAGGAAATATACGTTACTACAGCGATTTAGGACTGCTCCAACCGGTGCAAAGAGGAGACAACGGCTATCGCTATTATAGTTTTGATGCCAGTCAACAAATAGAATTTATCAAAAAAGCCCAGACTTTAGGATTTACTCTTGAAGAAATTAAACAGATTCTCGATGTCAGAGATCGAGGTGAAAAACCTTGTAGCTTAGTACAAAGTCTACTAGATAATAAAATTGAGCAACTTCAAATCAAAATTAAGCAAATGACCTTGTTTAAAGCGGAATTAGAAGAGTATCGCACTGCTTGGACAAATAATCCTCATCTCGAATCAAAGCCTCTTGAAGTTTGTCCCCTAATTTCTAGTGTGTCTTTGCATTCTGCACCATCAAAATAA
- the rppA gene encoding two-component system response regulator RppA has protein sequence MRILLVEDEPDLGAAIKQSLNHHNHVVDWALDGLDAWEYLADGLREYHLGIFDWLVPSLSGLELIKRLRKKQQSLPILMLTARDSMEDKIAGLDAGADDYLVKPFNMPELLARLRALQRRNPQLQPRRLQVGNLSLDYGNNTFWLNSAAKEQKVLLTKKEFQLLEYFMQHPNQIVTSDRLLDQLWEFGAEPPSNVVAAQISLLRRKLTKYGCAEMLETVYGLGYRFQHPKA, from the coding sequence ATGAGAATTTTGCTAGTTGAAGACGAACCAGATTTAGGGGCTGCGATTAAGCAGAGTTTGAATCACCACAATCACGTCGTAGATTGGGCATTAGATGGTCTTGACGCTTGGGAATACCTGGCAGATGGACTTAGAGAATATCATCTGGGAATTTTTGACTGGCTAGTACCTAGTTTATCAGGATTAGAATTAATCAAACGGCTCAGAAAAAAGCAACAATCCTTACCGATTTTGATGTTGACAGCTAGAGACAGCATGGAAGATAAAATAGCTGGCTTAGATGCTGGGGCAGATGATTATTTAGTCAAACCTTTTAATATGCCTGAACTGTTAGCAAGATTGAGGGCATTACAAAGACGAAATCCTCAATTACAGCCCCGACGATTACAGGTGGGCAATCTCAGTTTGGATTATGGGAATAATACCTTTTGGCTCAACTCAGCAGCAAAAGAACAGAAAGTTCTGTTAACCAAAAAAGAATTTCAGTTGTTGGAGTATTTTATGCAGCATCCTAATCAAATTGTTACTAGCGATCGCCTATTGGATCAATTATGGGAATTTGGTGCTGAACCACCGAGTAATGTAGTAGCTGCACAAATTAGTTTGCTGCGACGCAAGCTTACTAAGTATGGTTGCGCTGAAATGTTAGAAACGGTTTATGGATTGGGTTATCGTTTCCAGCACCCAAAGGCGTAA
- the rppB gene encoding two-component system sensor histidine kinase RppB, with amino-acid sequence MKQNRLFSRSRWRLASWYAAILSIILLICALGVYEAIVHAHRITINQELESVAGTLHDSLLPVLQQPGQLEPAVQELLPNTCLVKTSCYNGDRFQSYRLGVIGQDKYYLRMFNLSKNLVAVAGMQPKLRQVANRQQWETLIDAEGTRYRQISFLLHTQNGQNWGYLQVGRNLRDFDSYVANVKWILMLGVPLVVLLVMAASWWLAGFAIRPIYQSYRQMQQFTADAAHELRTPLAAIQATAQSNLMLPTLSENKAKDTLKSIVRQNKRLSYLVADLLTLCRIDGELTSNTSYKNKRERISLSNLIIEVEEELAALAMASEIELTSQIRRSQIQVIGDRQQLYRLIINLVTNAIQYTPAGGKIILTLIEEYHSAIVCIRDTGIGISPTEQKQIFDRFYRVDKARSRSKGGAGLGLAIARAIALAHNGSLEVQSEVGKGSSFTVRLPKCN; translated from the coding sequence GTGAAGCAAAACCGACTTTTTTCACGCTCGCGCTGGCGATTAGCTAGCTGGTACGCAGCCATTCTGAGCATAATTTTATTAATCTGTGCTTTAGGAGTTTATGAAGCGATCGTTCATGCCCATCGTATTACCATCAATCAAGAATTAGAATCGGTAGCGGGAACTCTTCATGATAGCCTTTTACCCGTTCTTCAACAGCCAGGTCAACTAGAACCAGCAGTACAGGAGTTATTGCCTAATACTTGTCTTGTGAAAACGAGCTGTTACAATGGCGATCGCTTTCAATCATATAGGTTAGGAGTAATTGGACAAGATAAGTATTACTTACGTATGTTCAATTTATCGAAAAATTTGGTGGCAGTAGCAGGAATGCAGCCGAAACTACGTCAAGTTGCCAATCGACAGCAATGGGAAACCCTAATTGATGCTGAAGGTACTCGCTATCGGCAAATTTCTTTTCTCTTACATACCCAAAACGGTCAAAACTGGGGCTATCTGCAAGTTGGTAGGAATCTCCGAGACTTTGATAGTTACGTCGCTAATGTTAAGTGGATACTTATGCTAGGAGTGCCTTTAGTAGTCTTATTAGTAATGGCTGCTAGCTGGTGGCTGGCAGGATTCGCCATACGTCCTATTTATCAATCTTATCGACAAATGCAGCAGTTTACCGCCGATGCTGCTCACGAATTAAGAACTCCTTTAGCAGCAATTCAAGCGACGGCTCAATCTAATCTTATGCTGCCTACTCTATCTGAAAATAAGGCGAAAGATACTTTAAAAAGTATCGTGCGACAAAATAAACGACTGTCTTATTTAGTGGCAGATTTATTAACTTTATGCCGTATTGATGGAGAGTTAACTAGCAACACCTCTTATAAAAACAAGCGAGAAAGAATATCGCTATCTAACTTAATTATTGAGGTAGAAGAAGAGTTAGCAGCCTTGGCAATGGCTTCAGAAATTGAACTCACTTCTCAAATCAGAAGATCTCAAATCCAGGTGATTGGCGATCGCCAACAATTATATCGTCTGATTATTAATTTAGTTACTAATGCCATCCAATACACTCCAGCAGGAGGCAAGATAATCTTAACTCTCATCGAAGAATATCACAGTGCAATAGTTTGTATCCGAGATACGGGTATAGGCATTTCACCAACTGAACAAAAGCAAATCTTCGACCGTTTCTATCGCGTAGACAAGGCTCGTTCTAGAAGTAAAGGTGGTGCTGGATTAGGGTTGGCAATCGCCAGAGCGATCGCTTTAGCTCATAATGGTAGTCTTGAAGTACAAAGTGAGGTCGGTAAAGGAAGTAGCTTTACTGTTAGATTGCCAAAATGTAATTGA
- the chlP gene encoding geranylgeranyl reductase translates to MGLRVAVVGSGPAGSSAAEVLAKAGIETYLFERKLDNAKPCGGAIPLCMVDEFDLPQKIIDRQVKKMKMISPSNREVNIGSTLKDGEYIGMCRREVLDGFLRNRAAQLGANLINGTVYQLDIPDSDKQPYTLHYADHSNGSVKGEMKTLKVDLVIGADGANSRIAKAIDAGDYNYAIAFQERIRLPEDKMAYYEDLAEMYVGDDVSTDFYAWVFPKFDHVAVGTGTMKVNQADIKKLQAGIRKRAAKRLEGGKIIKVEAHPIPEHPRPRPIRGRVVLVGDALGTVTKSSGEGIYFAAKSGRMCAELIVERSQNGQKVPTEQDLKDFMKHWNKEYGATYLVLDILQRVFYRSDATREAFVEMCDDIDVQKMTFDSYLYKTVVPANPLTQMKVTAKTLASLLRGNALAP, encoded by the coding sequence TTGGGATTAAGGGTAGCTGTTGTCGGTTCCGGACCAGCAGGTTCATCAGCCGCAGAAGTTTTGGCCAAAGCAGGTATTGAAACTTATTTATTTGAGCGTAAGCTAGACAACGCCAAACCTTGTGGTGGCGCAATTCCTCTGTGTATGGTGGACGAGTTTGATTTGCCCCAGAAAATTATCGATCGGCAAGTCAAAAAAATGAAAATGATTTCGCCATCTAATAGAGAAGTCAATATCGGCTCAACTTTAAAAGACGGTGAATACATCGGTATGTGTCGCCGAGAAGTCTTAGATGGTTTCTTGCGTAATCGTGCTGCTCAACTGGGTGCAAACTTAATCAACGGTACTGTATATCAGCTGGATATACCCGATAGTGACAAGCAGCCATACACCCTACACTATGCGGATCATTCAAATGGTTCTGTTAAAGGGGAAATGAAAACCCTTAAGGTAGATCTAGTGATTGGTGCAGATGGTGCTAACTCTAGAATTGCCAAGGCTATAGATGCGGGTGATTACAATTATGCGATCGCATTTCAAGAGCGAATTCGCTTGCCCGAAGACAAAATGGCATATTACGAAGATCTGGCCGAAATGTATGTTGGTGACGATGTTTCCACTGACTTCTATGCTTGGGTGTTCCCTAAATTTGACCACGTAGCAGTCGGTACGGGAACGATGAAGGTTAACCAAGCTGACATTAAGAAACTACAGGCTGGTATCCGCAAACGTGCTGCTAAAAGACTCGAAGGTGGCAAAATTATTAAAGTTGAAGCTCACCCCATTCCCGAACATCCTCGCCCTCGTCCCATCCGTGGCAGAGTTGTTTTAGTTGGTGATGCTTTGGGTACTGTAACCAAGTCTTCTGGGGAAGGTATCTACTTCGCCGCTAAATCTGGTCGGATGTGCGCAGAATTAATAGTTGAGCGTTCTCAAAACGGACAAAAAGTTCCTACCGAGCAAGATCTCAAAGACTTCATGAAACATTGGAACAAAGAATACGGTGCAACCTATTTAGTACTGGATATTCTCCAAAGAGTTTTCTACCGTAGTGATGCTACTCGTGAAGCATTTGTAGAGATGTGCGACGATATTGACGTACAAAAAATGACTTTCGATAGCTATCTCTACAAAACCGTAGTTCCTGCTAATCCTCTTACCCAAATGAAAGTCACAGCCAAAACTCTGGCTAGTTTACTTAGAGGTAATGCTTTAGCGCCATAG
- a CDS encoding ferrochelatase, which produces MVTISHQSPSTAHEHHHHHESEHNKSNRVAVLLMGYGEVESYADFANYNEQALNLLTAKFAPVPTWIYPAIAKLLAIFDLHEWSHQHNNFVSPHNAIFEEQRMGIEKELQETWGDKVKVFKAFNFCAPHLPEQVLAEIKEQGFEKILIYPLLVVDSIFTSGIAVEQVNKALAKQADGESHWLKSSRYIPSFFNKPEYIALMAQMVEEKIEAELAQGHLASQIGIILMNHGCPHKAKGFTSGIDESQAMYELVREKLIDKYPLISVGWLNHDTPLIEWTQPNVKLAAQNLMELGASSIVMMPIGFATENHETLLDVDHIIHHLQHKHSDVTFIRMPCVNSRSEFMQMAAQWANPQIEALLAESGNTVNPQLAKVQAADHHHHH; this is translated from the coding sequence GTGGTTACAATTTCTCATCAATCCCCTTCTACAGCTCATGAGCATCACCATCATCATGAATCCGAACACAACAAAAGTAATCGGGTTGCCGTGTTACTGATGGGCTATGGCGAAGTAGAAAGTTATGCCGACTTTGCCAACTATAATGAGCAGGCTTTAAACCTTTTGACAGCCAAGTTTGCCCCTGTTCCTACCTGGATTTATCCAGCGATCGCCAAATTACTGGCGATCTTTGACTTACACGAATGGAGTCATCAGCATAATAATTTTGTTTCTCCCCATAACGCCATCTTTGAAGAGCAACGAATGGGCATCGAGAAAGAACTTCAAGAAACCTGGGGAGACAAGGTAAAAGTATTTAAAGCGTTTAACTTCTGCGCTCCTCATCTACCCGAACAGGTACTAGCAGAAATCAAAGAACAAGGCTTTGAAAAAATCTTAATTTACCCTTTGTTAGTAGTCGATTCGATTTTTACTAGCGGTATTGCAGTCGAGCAAGTTAATAAGGCTTTGGCCAAACAAGCTGATGGCGAATCTCATTGGTTAAAAAGTTCTCGCTATATTCCTTCTTTCTTCAACAAGCCAGAATATATTGCTCTGATGGCTCAGATGGTAGAGGAAAAAATTGAAGCGGAGTTAGCCCAAGGGCATCTTGCATCACAAATTGGCATTATCCTGATGAACCACGGTTGTCCCCATAAAGCAAAAGGGTTTACTTCGGGAATCGACGAAAGCCAAGCTATGTATGAATTAGTTAGAGAAAAACTAATTGATAAATATCCTCTTATTTCAGTGGGCTGGCTCAACCACGATACTCCACTGATTGAATGGACACAGCCCAACGTAAAACTGGCTGCTCAAAATCTCATGGAATTGGGCGCATCTTCTATAGTCATGATGCCCATTGGCTTTGCTACCGAAAACCACGAAACCCTATTAGATGTAGATCATATTATTCATCATCTACAGCATAAGCATTCAGACGTAACCTTTATTCGGATGCCCTGCGTTAATAGCCGTTCAGAGTTTATGCAGATGGCAGCTCAATGGGCAAATCCCCAAATTGAAGCTTTACTAGCAGAATCTGGTAATACGGTTAATCCACAGCTAGCTAAGGTACAGGCTGCTGATCACCATCACCATCATTAA
- a CDS encoding (2Fe-2S) ferredoxin domain-containing protein: MKSEIQLSSINEIQSSQKHLSKTKVLVCRGRSCRKYNSEKIYSNFEQNLPPDAELVSVPCLGQCGNGPMVLVESDRTWYSQVHPDEVDTIIKQHIIGKSPIKAMLYRKFH, translated from the coding sequence ATGAAATCAGAAATACAGTTATCATCCATCAATGAGATTCAATCATCTCAAAAGCACTTATCAAAAACAAAAGTCTTAGTGTGTCGGGGGCGTAGCTGTCGCAAGTATAATTCTGAAAAGATATATAGTAATTTTGAGCAAAACTTACCGCCAGATGCAGAACTCGTATCCGTACCCTGCTTAGGACAATGCGGTAATGGACCAATGGTTTTAGTAGAATCGGATCGAACCTGGTATTCACAAGTTCATCCCGATGAGGTTGACACCATAATCAAGCAACACATTATTGGTAAGTCTCCGATTAAGGCGATGCTATATCGCAAATTTCATTAA
- a CDS encoding transglycosylase domain-containing protein — protein sequence MTSKPPSNGNNSQSPISRAVTQAVQTIQAKVNFNSANFQSGKSTPELKIKEANGKEQGFPLVGDRYTLGRSSRCDISIRNPVVSQTHLTLKRNRKHPRSFIVQDEKSTNGIYRGKRRLKTFSLFHGESFTLGPPELAAVVNVKYYNPPPLWLYLIRYSLYGMGGMLSLFLLLLAIEWLKVPVYPIPRESTLPIVVYAGDAETPINPTAQNNTHRELKKLSDFSTYLPDAVVASEDSRYYWHFGVDPIGISRALVINLSSAELRQGASTLTQQLARSLFPEVGRENTAGRKLREMLVALKLETFYSKDFILKTYLNRVYLGIGSYGFEDAAQFYFAKSAADLNLSEAATLVAILPAPNLYNPVKDYDTAVGLRNRIIDRMVTLGMVSPEEADRARRSRIEVSPKARESFSSTVAPYFYSYVLDELQELLGSDVAQEGNFIVETALDPKLQQQAEESLEYSINSDGDRLNYSQGAVVTLDSRNGNILALVGGVNYEQSQFNRVAQAKRQPGSTFKIFAYAAAIEEGIDPDTEYSCAPLSWQGQQYRGCERSSGDIDMYRGLAQSENVTALRIAEDVGLNKVIDVAQRFGVSSPLTEAPGLVIGQSETTVLEMTGAYATIANDGIWNKPHAINRILDGSDCKDSSDRNTCRVIYTFDEDEATYRDVIEPEVTDELTDMLTLAVEEGTGKAAYLDRGEAGKTGTTDQNVDLWFIGYVPIDDYDYVTGIWLGNDDNSPTTGGSYQAAGLWARYMEAVSD from the coding sequence ATGACTAGTAAACCTCCTTCTAATGGTAACAATTCCCAATCACCGATTAGCCGAGCTGTTACCCAAGCGGTACAAACAATTCAGGCAAAAGTTAACTTTAATTCAGCTAATTTTCAATCAGGCAAATCAACTCCAGAATTAAAAATTAAAGAAGCCAATGGCAAAGAACAGGGTTTTCCTCTGGTAGGCGATCGCTATACTTTAGGACGTAGTTCTCGCTGTGATATTAGCATTCGTAACCCCGTAGTCAGTCAAACACATCTAACCCTGAAGCGAAATCGTAAACACCCCCGCTCTTTTATCGTTCAAGACGAAAAATCAACAAACGGCATCTATCGCGGTAAACGCCGTTTGAAAACCTTCTCCCTGTTTCATGGGGAAAGCTTTACCCTTGGACCACCAGAATTAGCTGCGGTAGTTAACGTCAAGTATTATAATCCGCCTCCATTATGGCTCTATTTGATTCGTTATTCCCTATACGGTATGGGGGGAATGTTGAGTTTGTTTTTGCTGCTGCTGGCTATTGAATGGCTTAAAGTGCCTGTCTATCCTATACCCAGAGAATCAACTTTGCCGATTGTGGTTTATGCTGGCGATGCTGAAACGCCAATTAATCCCACGGCACAAAATAATACCCATCGCGAACTTAAAAAACTCTCTGATTTTTCTACCTATTTGCCTGATGCGGTTGTGGCCTCTGAAGATAGTCGTTATTATTGGCACTTTGGAGTCGATCCCATTGGCATTAGTAGGGCGTTGGTAATTAACCTTTCTTCTGCCGAATTGCGCCAGGGAGCAAGTACTCTTACTCAACAGCTAGCCCGTAGTTTATTTCCTGAAGTGGGAAGAGAAAATACAGCGGGGCGGAAACTGCGTGAAATGTTGGTCGCTTTGAAGTTAGAAACTTTTTACAGCAAAGATTTTATTCTTAAGACTTATCTAAATCGAGTCTATTTGGGTATTGGTAGCTATGGTTTTGAAGACGCTGCCCAATTTTATTTTGCCAAGTCGGCAGCGGATCTCAACCTTTCTGAAGCTGCTACTTTAGTGGCTATTTTACCCGCTCCTAATTTATATAATCCTGTCAAAGATTATGATACTGCCGTGGGTTTACGGAATCGCATTATCGATCGCATGGTTACATTGGGCATGGTAAGTCCAGAAGAAGCAGATCGGGCAAGGCGATCGCGGATTGAAGTCAGCCCTAAAGCCCGCGAAAGTTTTTCCAGCACCGTCGCACCTTATTTTTATAGCTATGTCTTGGATGAGCTTCAGGAATTATTAGGTTCAGATGTGGCACAGGAAGGAAACTTTATTGTGGAAACTGCTTTAGATCCTAAATTGCAGCAACAAGCTGAAGAATCTTTGGAATATTCGATTAATAGTGATGGCGATCGCCTAAATTATTCTCAGGGTGCAGTGGTAACTTTAGACAGCCGAAACGGCAATATTCTTGCTCTTGTCGGGGGCGTAAACTATGAACAAAGCCAGTTTAATCGGGTAGCGCAGGCAAAGAGACAGCCTGGGTCAACCTTTAAAATTTTTGCTTACGCGGCAGCAATTGAAGAGGGCATCGATCCAGATACAGAATATTCCTGCGCGCCTTTGTCTTGGCAAGGACAGCAATATCGAGGTTGTGAGCGTAGCAGTGGCGATATCGATATGTATCGTGGTTTAGCCCAATCAGAAAATGTTACTGCCCTGAGAATTGCAGAAGATGTAGGTTTAAACAAGGTTATTGATGTAGCTCAACGCTTTGGGGTATCTTCGCCTTTAACAGAAGCCCCTGGCTTGGTAATCGGGCAAAGCGAAACTACTGTCTTAGAAATGACTGGTGCTTATGCCACTATTGCCAATGACGGTATCTGGAATAAACCCCACGCTATCAACCGTATCTTAGACGGAAGTGACTGCAAAGACTCAAGCGATCGCAATACCTGTCGGGTAATCTATACTTTTGACGAAGATGAGGCAACCTATCGTGATGTAATCGAGCCAGAAGTTACCGATGAGCTTACTGATATGTTAACTTTAGCAGTCGAAGAAGGAACAGGTAAAGCCGCTTATCTCGATCGGGGCGAGGCGGGGAAAACTGGAACAACTGACCAAAACGTCGATCTTTGGTTCATTGGCTATGTTCCTATAGATGACTATGACTATGTTACGGGTATTTGGCTGGGTAATGACGATAATTCACCGACGACAGGCGGTAGCTATCAGGCAGCTGGTCTTTGGGCTAGGTACATGGAAGCAGTTAGTGATTGA
- a CDS encoding peptidase, whose amino-acid sequence MNKWRIKWHRLIAPAIAACSIAFIFNNTTFHSQPTFSSELPALKVHALPEFLADWQDSANSGDYLRQIESTPVGYLIWSKFPVKVYIEKSASTENTSAERRFQQWTAAVKKAIAEWNVYFPLQEVADQEKADIVVLRSQPEREIKLNPDTGLYDIPRAVTAQTNYEFYLSENPAVITLRMTVQLSPNFTGVSLLATIRHELGHALGIWGHSTEASDALYFSQVSDPPPISARDINTLKKIYQQPTRLGWQI is encoded by the coding sequence ATGAATAAGTGGCGAATAAAATGGCATAGACTAATTGCCCCAGCGATCGCTGCTTGTTCAATTGCATTTATATTTAACAATACTACTTTTCATTCCCAACCTACCTTCTCTTCTGAGTTACCTGCCCTAAAAGTTCATGCTTTACCAGAGTTTTTGGCTGATTGGCAAGATTCGGCCAATAGTGGTGATTATCTCAGGCAGATTGAATCAACACCTGTAGGATATTTAATCTGGTCAAAGTTTCCCGTCAAAGTCTACATAGAAAAGTCTGCAAGTACAGAGAATACCTCAGCCGAGCGGCGTTTTCAGCAATGGACAGCAGCAGTCAAAAAAGCGATCGCTGAATGGAACGTCTATTTTCCTTTACAAGAAGTAGCAGACCAAGAAAAAGCGGATATAGTTGTGCTGAGATCGCAGCCTGAAAGGGAAATCAAATTAAACCCTGATACAGGGCTGTATGACATTCCCAGAGCAGTTACAGCACAAACAAATTATGAATTCTATCTGAGTGAAAACCCTGCCGTGATTACCCTACGAATGACGGTGCAGCTTAGTCCTAATTTTACAGGAGTGTCACTACTTGCTACTATCCGTCACGAGTTAGGTCATGCTTTAGGAATTTGGGGACACAGCACAGAAGCAAGCGACGCGCTATATTTTTCTCAGGTAAGCGATCCACCGCCTATTTCGGCGCGAGACATAAACACCCTCAAAAAGATCTACCAACAGCCAACAAGACTAGGTTGGCAGATCTAA
- the secG gene encoding preprotein translocase subunit SecG, whose translation MNVYQVVQIIWAVCAFLTIVFILLHSPKGDGLGGIGGQSQMFTSTKSAENALNRITWGLGIAFVTLTIVLSAGWIGA comes from the coding sequence ATGAATGTTTATCAAGTAGTGCAGATCATCTGGGCAGTTTGTGCCTTCTTAACAATTGTATTTATCTTATTGCATAGCCCTAAAGGAGATGGGTTGGGTGGTATTGGTGGACAGTCGCAAATGTTTACCAGTACTAAAAGCGCCGAAAATGCTTTAAATCGGATTACCTGGGGATTGGGCATTGCTTTTGTCACCTTGACCATTGTTTTGAGCGCAGGTTGGATCGGGGCTTAA
- a CDS encoding phage holin family protein, with protein MTGILVTWLVITVSFLIISKLPIGVEIDSFGKALISAAVFGILNAILRPILGFFTFPLIILTFGLFLFILNAIIFGLAAMLVPGFRLRWGFWSALIGSIALSIINSLIFTLLAA; from the coding sequence GTGACTGGAATCCTCGTTACCTGGTTAGTAATCACCGTTAGTTTTTTAATCATTTCTAAATTGCCAATCGGAGTTGAGATTGACAGTTTTGGCAAAGCGTTAATCTCAGCAGCAGTTTTTGGCATTCTCAACGCTATTTTACGACCTATATTGGGCTTTTTTACTTTTCCCTTAATTATTTTGACCTTTGGTTTGTTTCTTTTTATCTTGAATGCGATTATTTTTGGGCTGGCAGCTATGTTAGTACCAGGATTTAGATTACGCTGGGGTTTTTGGAGTGCTTTGATTGGCTCGATCGCTTTGAGCATAATTAATTCGCTAATTTTTACTTTGTTAGCAGCTTAA
- a CDS encoding DUF3574 domain-containing protein, protein MANSNLSQQDLYFELNTSNGEDISLEDFQSFVDRVITPRFPNGLTIFDAQGQFQDITGEAIEESSQVVSLAIEDTATNETAIKEIVEEYIKFQQESVLTVVDEDIQAPNNSLCQDYTSDMFASIEVDFW, encoded by the coding sequence ATGGCGAATTCTAATCTGAGCCAACAAGATTTATATTTTGAATTGAATACTTCTAACGGTGAAGATATTTCTCTAGAAGATTTTCAATCGTTTGTCGATCGTGTGATTACCCCGAGGTTTCCTAATGGCTTGACCATTTTTGATGCACAAGGGCAATTTCAAGACATTACGGGAGAAGCGATCGAAGAGTCATCTCAAGTTGTTAGCCTGGCGATCGAAGATACGGCAACCAACGAAACTGCTATCAAAGAAATTGTTGAAGAATATATCAAATTTCAGCAAGAAAGTGTTCTTACCGTTGTCGATGAGGATATACAAGCTCCAAACAACAGCTTATGCCAGGATTATACTAGTGATATGTTTGCCAGTATTGAAGTAGATTTTTGGTAA